From one Gemmatimonadota bacterium genomic stretch:
- a CDS encoding aspartate aminotransferase family protein: MNPTLATRSAADILDAHRTWLFPCVTPYYDQPIVMSEAEGVRVTDADGREYLDLFSGILSTSIGHCHPRLVEAVQQQAARLGHTSTLYVSEPQVEAARRLAGIAPGQLDRTFFTNSGTEAIETALALACIYTGRSEIIALRMSYHGRSSLAANVTAHASWRPLASQVAGIHHAIAPDTYRLHVPIADEDALAEYFARDLDEVIRTTTNGRPAAFIAETIQGVAGYTVPPKGYFERVRDIVHGYGGLLIIDEVQAGFGRTGDHWFGIEHYGVEPDIMVMAKGIAGGYPAAATITREEIASAWQGKTISTFGGNPVSMAAAVATLDVMREEDVPTRAAERGAQLRSALEALADRYAWIGDVRGMGLMQALDLVKDRESRTADSARARALLEAAKEEGLLIGLGGHWGQVIRIGPSLLVTEEELADGIQRLERACARVDG, translated from the coding sequence ATGAACCCGACGCTCGCCACCCGCTCCGCCGCCGACATCCTGGATGCGCACCGCACCTGGCTGTTCCCCTGCGTGACGCCGTACTACGACCAGCCCATCGTCATGAGCGAAGCGGAGGGCGTCCGTGTCACCGACGCGGACGGGCGCGAATACCTGGACCTCTTCTCCGGCATCCTGTCCACGTCCATCGGGCATTGCCACCCCCGCCTGGTGGAGGCGGTGCAGCAGCAGGCCGCACGACTGGGGCATACCTCCACACTGTACGTGAGCGAACCGCAGGTGGAGGCCGCCCGGCGGCTGGCGGGGATCGCACCCGGCCAGCTCGATCGCACGTTCTTCACGAACTCCGGCACGGAGGCGATCGAGACCGCCCTGGCGCTCGCGTGCATCTACACGGGTCGGAGCGAGATCATCGCGCTGCGCATGAGCTACCACGGGCGCAGCTCGTTGGCCGCCAACGTGACGGCCCACGCGTCCTGGCGGCCCCTGGCCAGCCAGGTGGCGGGGATCCACCACGCCATTGCGCCGGACACCTACCGCCTGCACGTGCCCATCGCGGACGAGGACGCGCTGGCCGAATACTTCGCGCGCGATCTGGACGAAGTGATCCGCACCACCACGAACGGACGTCCGGCCGCGTTCATCGCGGAGACCATCCAGGGCGTTGCCGGCTACACCGTGCCGCCCAAGGGCTACTTCGAGCGGGTGCGCGACATCGTGCACGGCTACGGCGGCCTGCTCATCATCGACGAGGTGCAGGCGGGCTTCGGTCGCACCGGCGATCACTGGTTCGGGATCGAGCACTACGGCGTCGAGCCCGACATCATGGTCATGGCCAAGGGCATCGCGGGCGGCTATCCCGCCGCCGCGACCATCACCCGCGAGGAGATCGCCAGCGCCTGGCAGGGCAAGACCATCTCCACGTTCGGGGGCAACCCCGTCTCCATGGCGGCGGCCGTGGCCACCCTGGACGTGATGCGCGAGGAGGACGTCCCCACCCGGGCGGCCGAGCGCGGCGCCCAGCTGCGCAGCGCGCTGGAGGCGCTGGCGGACCGCTACGCCTGGATCGGCGACGTGCGCGGGATGGGCCTCATGCAGGCCCTGGACCTGGTGAAGGACCGGGAGAGCCGCACCGCCGACTCCGCCCGCGCACGGGCCCTGCTGGAGGCCGCCAAGGAGGAGGGCCTCCTGATCGGTCTCGGCGGCCACTGGGGTCAGGTCATCCGGATCGGGCCGTCCCTGCTGGTCACCGAGGAGGAGCTCGCCGACGGGATCCAGCGGCTGGAGCGGGCCTGCGCGCGGGTGGACGGATAG
- a CDS encoding cytochrome-c peroxidase, with product MGALPADVPPGLFARLDENPPLLEDNELTPERVELGKMLFFEPRLSASWLISCNTCHNLGLGGVDLQETSVGHGWQKGPRNAPTVLNAVHNVAQFWDGRARDLEEQAKGPVQASVEMNNQPARVVETLRSIPEYVRRFGEAFPDEADPVTFDNMARAIETFEATLITPDSRFDRYLGGDPDALTSEEREGLALFIAKGCVSCHNGVNVGGQAYFPFGVMADPGDRVRPPADRGRAQVTNTSADDYVFRAPSLRNVELTPPYFHSGSVWQLEDAVRVMSSAQLGAELTDDEVVRITAFLRTLTGRQPEVTVPILPPSTPSTPPPDLSVAGGGH from the coding sequence ATGGGGGCCCTGCCGGCGGACGTTCCGCCCGGTCTGTTCGCACGCCTGGACGAGAACCCCCCGCTGCTCGAGGACAACGAGCTCACACCCGAGCGCGTCGAGCTGGGCAAGATGCTGTTCTTCGAGCCGCGCCTGTCGGCCAGCTGGCTGATCAGCTGCAACACCTGCCACAACCTGGGACTGGGTGGCGTGGACCTGCAGGAGACGTCCGTCGGGCACGGGTGGCAGAAGGGACCCCGCAACGCACCCACGGTCCTCAACGCCGTGCACAACGTGGCCCAGTTCTGGGACGGCCGGGCGCGGGACCTCGAGGAGCAGGCCAAAGGTCCCGTCCAGGCGTCGGTGGAGATGAACAACCAGCCGGCGCGCGTGGTGGAGACGCTCCGGAGCATCCCGGAATACGTGCGCCGCTTCGGCGAGGCATTCCCCGACGAGGCCGATCCCGTGACGTTCGACAACATGGCGCGCGCCATCGAGACGTTCGAGGCCACGCTGATCACGCCCGACTCGCGCTTCGATCGCTATCTGGGCGGCGATCCGGACGCCCTGACCTCCGAGGAGCGCGAAGGCCTGGCGCTGTTCATCGCGAAGGGCTGCGTCTCCTGTCACAACGGCGTCAACGTGGGAGGCCAGGCCTACTTCCCCTTCGGCGTCATGGCCGATCCCGGGGACCGCGTGCGCCCGCCAGCGGACCGGGGACGGGCGCAGGTCACGAACACCTCCGCGGACGACTACGTCTTCCGCGCGCCGTCGCTGCGCAACGTCGAGCTCACGCCGCCCTACTTCCACTCGGGGAGCGTCTGGCAGCTGGAGGACGCGGTGCGCGTGATGAGCAGCGCGCAGCTGGGGGCGGAGCTCACCGATGACGAGGTGGTGCGGATCACCGCGTTCCTGCGGACGCTCACCGGGCGCCAGCCGGAGGTCACCGTTCCCATCCTTCCGCCGAGCACCCCCTCCACACCGCCGCCGGATCTGTCCGTGGCGGGCGGCGGCCACTGA
- a CDS encoding diguanylate cyclase produces MPPQISSPVVVLLAGSVFYCVMAWVLLRYRRAHGAGVTAFAMGACLVWVAGALLSGLAPTLPLQLLSLNVAYLGACFTPLAILVFVAFYTRSRPIPRRLILLLAVLPLVSAFLIWTNPWHELMWAHPPLDADGRFTIRAQWGPWFKLVHAPYHWTLVIVATVFLGRAALLGSKVVADAGPRIGRLHAAVLLVALVGTFSINVITVLGTRDYAVSPTAVAIAFSSVLFLWVFAQLELVPFRHVAHRRILATMPDAVFVTDERDVILDLNPAAAAFATEAGGAGPGMRLGAVLAEERALLEVLDLPGDVMEEVSTRCGRRYEIRVSTVVDASGSRRGRTVMLRDITERRRQEATLRSIVDVSPNGILRAQPVRNHTGEIHDFVCTFANPAAVAALDLSPEIVEGGRALELLPVVGPQVVPVLRSALERDQQRVLELPVREDEADDPLWYRLFVSPVGGDVIITFVDITAEKRRQEEMEEVAFRDPLTRLLNRRGLEQAFEDVPLPPRRGRGGHVLLYMDLDRFKPVNDTYGHPAGDRLLKEFAARLRSATRDGDLLARIGGDEFVVLLLDVDAESADSLIERLTEVTAAPYWLSGSALSCRPSIGIAHLTERTSTLADALVAADRAMYLAKASGGGRKTAAPALMETV; encoded by the coding sequence GTGCCCCCGCAGATCTCCAGCCCGGTCGTGGTGCTCCTGGCCGGGAGCGTCTTCTACTGCGTGATGGCCTGGGTGCTCCTCCGCTACCGGCGCGCGCACGGGGCGGGGGTCACCGCCTTCGCCATGGGGGCCTGCCTGGTGTGGGTGGCCGGCGCCCTTCTGTCCGGCCTGGCCCCGACGCTCCCGCTCCAGCTCCTGTCCCTCAACGTCGCGTACCTGGGGGCCTGCTTCACACCGTTGGCGATCCTGGTGTTCGTGGCGTTCTACACCCGGTCGCGGCCCATCCCGCGGCGGCTGATCCTGCTGCTCGCGGTCCTGCCATTGGTCTCCGCCTTCCTGATCTGGACCAATCCCTGGCACGAGCTGATGTGGGCCCATCCGCCCCTGGACGCGGACGGCCGCTTCACGATCCGGGCCCAGTGGGGACCCTGGTTCAAGCTCGTGCACGCGCCGTATCACTGGACGCTGGTCATCGTGGCGACGGTCTTCCTGGGGCGGGCCGCGCTCCTGGGCTCGAAGGTGGTCGCCGACGCCGGCCCGCGCATCGGCCGCCTGCACGCCGCCGTGCTCCTGGTCGCGCTGGTCGGCACGTTCTCCATCAACGTCATCACGGTCCTGGGCACGCGCGACTACGCCGTGAGCCCCACGGCCGTGGCGATCGCGTTCTCCAGCGTCCTCTTCCTGTGGGTCTTCGCGCAGCTCGAGCTGGTCCCGTTCCGGCATGTGGCGCACCGCCGCATCCTGGCCACCATGCCCGATGCGGTGTTCGTCACCGACGAGCGCGACGTCATCCTGGATCTCAATCCCGCGGCGGCCGCGTTCGCCACGGAGGCGGGCGGTGCGGGGCCCGGCATGCGTCTGGGCGCGGTGTTGGCCGAGGAGCGCGCACTGCTGGAGGTGCTGGACCTGCCCGGGGACGTGATGGAAGAGGTCTCCACCCGCTGCGGCCGCCGCTACGAGATCCGGGTCTCCACCGTGGTCGACGCCAGTGGAAGCCGGCGGGGCCGCACGGTCATGCTGCGGGACATCACCGAGCGGCGCCGCCAGGAAGCGACGCTGCGGAGCATCGTGGATGTCTCGCCCAACGGGATCCTCCGGGCCCAGCCCGTGCGCAACCACACGGGCGAGATCCACGACTTCGTGTGCACCTTCGCCAACCCGGCGGCGGTGGCGGCGCTGGACCTGTCGCCGGAGATCGTGGAGGGCGGGCGCGCGCTGGAGCTGCTGCCGGTGGTGGGGCCGCAGGTGGTCCCGGTCCTGCGCAGCGCGCTCGAGCGGGATCAGCAACGTGTGCTCGAGCTTCCGGTGCGGGAGGACGAAGCGGACGACCCGCTGTGGTACCGGCTGTTCGTCTCGCCCGTGGGCGGGGACGTGATCATCACCTTCGTCGACATCACCGCGGAGAAGCGACGCCAGGAGGAGATGGAGGAGGTGGCGTTCCGCGACCCGCTGACGCGTCTGCTCAACCGGCGTGGGCTGGAGCAGGCCTTCGAGGACGTGCCGCTCCCTCCGCGGCGGGGTCGCGGCGGCCACGTGCTGCTCTACATGGACCTCGACCGCTTCAAACCCGTCAACGACACCTACGGGCATCCCGCGGGCGACCGTCTGCTCAAGGAGTTCGCGGCCCGATTGCGCTCCGCGACCCGGGATGGGGACCTGCTGGCCCGCATCGGGGGCGACGAGTTCGTCGTGCTGCTCCTGGACGTGGACGCCGAATCGGCCGATTCCCTGATCGAGCGCCTCACCGAGGTCACGGCCGCCCCCTACTGGCTCTCGGGCTCGGCCCTCTCCTGCCGACCCAGCATCGGCATCGCCCACCTGACAGAGCGCACCAGCACGCTCGCGGACGCGCTCGTGGCCGCCGACCGGGCCATGTACCTGGCCAAGGCGTCCGGCGGAGGACGCAAGACGGCGGCGCCGGCGCTGATGGAGACGGTGTAG
- a CDS encoding NAD-dependent epimerase/dehydratase family protein yields MKRILVTGAGGQIGSELVPALRARYGREAVLATDIRPLTDGADGPFQVLDCADADAVSAAVMRHGADTVYHLAAILSAVGERDPQLAYRVNMGTLLAVLEVARRHGCAVFTPSSIGAFGPGTPRDPTPQDTLQRPVTMYGVTKVAGEMLCDYYHTRFGLDTRGVRFPGLISYVAPPGGGTTDWAVDIFYHALESGRYTCFLGPETQLDMMYMPDGIRAAIEIMEADPAALRHRNAFNVTAMQFTPERLAAEIRRHIPGFTLDYDVDPVRQAIADSWPRRIDDSAATAEWGWHAEYDVERMTADMLEKLSAKLGVRR; encoded by the coding sequence ATGAAACGTATCCTGGTCACCGGGGCCGGGGGACAGATCGGTTCGGAGCTCGTGCCCGCGCTCCGCGCCCGATATGGACGCGAGGCGGTGCTGGCCACCGACATCCGTCCGCTGACGGACGGGGCGGACGGTCCCTTCCAGGTGCTCGATTGCGCGGACGCGGACGCGGTCTCGGCTGCGGTGATGCGGCACGGTGCGGATACCGTCTACCACCTGGCCGCGATCCTCTCTGCCGTGGGGGAACGGGATCCCCAGCTGGCCTACCGCGTGAACATGGGGACGCTGCTCGCGGTCCTCGAGGTGGCGCGTCGGCACGGGTGCGCCGTCTTCACGCCGTCGTCCATCGGCGCGTTCGGCCCGGGCACGCCGCGAGACCCCACGCCGCAGGACACGCTGCAGCGGCCCGTGACCATGTACGGCGTGACCAAGGTCGCCGGCGAGATGCTGTGCGACTACTACCACACACGCTTCGGCCTCGATACGCGCGGCGTACGGTTTCCGGGCTTGATCTCCTACGTGGCTCCACCCGGTGGGGGGACCACCGATTGGGCGGTGGACATCTTCTACCACGCGCTCGAGAGTGGCCGCTACACCTGCTTCCTGGGACCGGAGACCCAGCTCGACATGATGTACATGCCGGACGGGATCCGAGCCGCCATCGAGATCATGGAGGCCGACCCCGCGGCGCTGCGACATCGCAATGCCTTCAATGTGACGGCCATGCAGTTCACGCCGGAGCGGTTGGCCGCGGAAATCCGTCGGCACATCCCGGGCTTCACCCTCGACTACGACGTCGATCCGGTGCGGCAGGCCATCGCCGATTCCTGGCCCCGCCGGATCGACGACTCCGCCGCCACGGCCGAATGGGGCTGGCACGCCGAGTACGACGTCGAGCGCATGACCGCCGACATGTTGGAGAAGCTCAGCGCCAAGCTGGGCGTGCGCCGCTAG
- a CDS encoding aminotransferase class I/II-fold pyridoxal phosphate-dependent enzyme has translation MPTDRLTPVLAAHVADLEAQGTAKGSEAIVRAVLPASGVRGPRFLLEGQGDTPFLRMNSNSYLGLGLRREVIEAEESAAAEFGAGPGAVRFISGTYAPHVALEARLAGFHGREAAMIFSSAYASIVSTIVPLVTADTVLISDALNHNCIINAMRLARPLDKAVYAHNDLEALDQALAGFAGKARRALVVTDGIFSMRGDHAPLDRILEIARRHDDAYPENVVVVVDDSHGVGAFGRTGRGTEEHTGSGPCDVLVGTLGKAFGVNGGYVTGSAALIRFLRESSPMYIYSNPITPGEARAALRALEIVDGPEGVALLERLRSLTKRFEEGLGRVGIETIPGEHPVVPLMIRDTQRTRDLTRYLFDHGVLVTGLAYPVVPKGDEEIRAQVNADHTEADIDHVLDLLGAFPG, from the coding sequence ATGCCGACCGACCGCCTGACGCCCGTCCTCGCCGCCCACGTCGCCGACCTGGAGGCCCAGGGCACCGCCAAGGGCAGCGAGGCCATCGTACGGGCCGTGCTCCCGGCCTCTGGCGTCCGCGGTCCCCGCTTCCTCCTGGAAGGGCAGGGGGATACCCCGTTCCTGCGGATGAACTCGAACTCGTACCTGGGGCTCGGGCTGCGGCGGGAGGTCATCGAGGCGGAGGAGTCGGCCGCGGCCGAGTTCGGCGCCGGGCCGGGCGCCGTCCGCTTCATCTCCGGCACGTACGCGCCCCACGTGGCGCTCGAGGCGCGCCTGGCCGGGTTCCACGGGCGCGAGGCGGCGATGATCTTCTCGTCCGCCTACGCGAGCATCGTCTCCACGATCGTTCCGTTGGTGACGGCGGACACGGTGTTGATCAGCGACGCGCTCAACCACAACTGCATCATCAACGCGATGCGCCTGGCGCGTCCCCTCGACAAGGCGGTCTACGCCCACAACGACCTGGAGGCCCTGGACCAGGCGCTGGCCGGGTTTGCAGGCAAGGCCAGGCGCGCGCTCGTGGTCACGGACGGCATCTTCAGCATGCGCGGGGACCACGCGCCCCTGGACCGCATCCTCGAGATCGCACGCCGCCACGACGACGCCTACCCGGAGAACGTCGTGGTGGTGGTGGACGACTCGCACGGCGTGGGGGCGTTCGGACGCACGGGTCGGGGCACGGAGGAGCACACGGGCTCGGGACCCTGTGACGTGCTGGTGGGCACGCTGGGCAAGGCGTTCGGTGTCAATGGCGGCTACGTGACGGGCAGCGCGGCCTTGATCCGCTTCCTGCGGGAGAGCTCGCCCATGTACATCTACTCGAACCCGATCACACCGGGCGAGGCCCGCGCCGCGTTGCGCGCGCTGGAGATCGTGGATGGCCCGGAGGGCGTGGCGCTGTTGGAGCGCCTGCGCTCCCTGACCAAGCGCTTCGAGGAGGGTCTGGGCCGCGTGGGCATCGAGACGATCCCCGGCGAGCATCCCGTGGTGCCGCTCATGATCCGCGACACGCAGCGCACGCGCGATCTGACCCGCTATCTGTTCGACCACGGTGTGCTGGTGACCGGCCTCGCGTATCCCGTGGTGCCCAAGGGGGACGAGGAGATCCGGGCGCAGGTCAACGCCGACCACACCGAGGCGGACATCGACCACGTGCTGGATCTGCTGGGGGCGTTCCCCGGGTAG
- a CDS encoding CoA-acylating methylmalonate-semialdehyde dehydrogenase: MPIANYVGGQWRSATAPDVLPVTDPATGERLGEVPLSGAADVDAAVQAAARAFPAWRATPVVERARVLFRLKALLDAHKEELATQLVREHGKNLAETRGEVQRGIENVEHACGAPALMMGETLEDVAAGIDCETVRQPLGVFAVISPYNFPVMIPLWFWPYAVVTGNTVVLKPSEQDPLTHQKVVELAEQAGLPPGVLNVVHGGQAVVEALIDHPDVRGVSFVGSSRVAQLVYARAGAAGKRVQALGGAKNHMIVMPDADPQVVQEAVTASVFGSAGQRCLAGSLVLGVGDVYDDMRERLVEGARGIRMGYGLDDGVDMGPVISDPHRQRVRAFIGEGEREGARVLLDGRDTAVDGFPHGHWVGPTVLEGVRPDMRVGREEIFGPVLGINRVDSLEEGLSLLRSSSYGNATSIFTTSGRAAREFRYHADVSMIGVNIGVAAPMAFFPFGGTRGSFYGDLKAQGTDAISFFTDRRVVISRW, from the coding sequence ATGCCGATCGCGAACTACGTGGGGGGCCAGTGGCGCTCGGCCACCGCCCCTGACGTCCTTCCCGTCACCGACCCCGCCACCGGGGAGCGGTTGGGGGAGGTCCCCCTGTCCGGGGCAGCGGATGTGGACGCCGCGGTCCAGGCGGCGGCCCGGGCCTTCCCGGCCTGGCGGGCCACGCCGGTGGTCGAGCGGGCCCGGGTGCTCTTCCGGCTCAAGGCCCTGCTGGACGCCCACAAGGAGGAGCTGGCCACCCAGCTGGTACGCGAGCACGGCAAGAACCTGGCGGAGACCCGCGGCGAGGTGCAGCGCGGCATCGAGAATGTGGAGCACGCCTGCGGCGCGCCCGCGCTCATGATGGGGGAGACCCTGGAGGACGTGGCCGCCGGCATCGACTGCGAGACGGTGCGCCAGCCGCTCGGGGTCTTCGCGGTGATCAGCCCGTACAACTTCCCGGTCATGATCCCCCTGTGGTTCTGGCCGTACGCGGTGGTGACCGGGAACACCGTGGTGCTCAAGCCCAGCGAGCAGGACCCCCTCACCCATCAGAAGGTGGTGGAGCTCGCGGAGCAGGCGGGTCTGCCCCCCGGTGTGCTGAACGTGGTGCACGGCGGGCAGGCCGTCGTGGAGGCGCTGATCGATCATCCCGACGTGCGGGGCGTGTCCTTCGTGGGCTCGAGCCGGGTGGCGCAGCTCGTCTACGCGCGCGCGGGCGCGGCCGGCAAGCGCGTGCAGGCGCTGGGCGGCGCCAAGAACCACATGATCGTGATGCCGGACGCAGATCCCCAGGTCGTGCAGGAGGCGGTGACCGCGTCCGTGTTCGGCTCCGCCGGGCAGCGCTGTCTGGCGGGCAGCCTGGTGTTGGGCGTGGGCGATGTCTACGACGACATGCGCGAGCGCCTGGTCGAGGGCGCGCGTGGCATCCGCATGGGCTACGGCCTGGACGACGGCGTGGACATGGGCCCGGTCATCTCGGATCCCCATCGGCAGCGCGTGCGCGCGTTCATCGGTGAAGGGGAGCGCGAGGGCGCCCGCGTCCTCCTCGACGGACGGGACACGGCCGTGGACGGCTTCCCCCACGGGCACTGGGTGGGCCCCACCGTGCTGGAGGGCGTGCGACCGGACATGCGCGTGGGCCGCGAGGAGATCTTCGGTCCCGTGCTGGGCATCAACCGGGTGGATTCCCTCGAGGAGGGGCTGTCCCTCCTGCGCAGCAGCAGCTACGGCAACGCCACCTCCATCTTCACGACCAGCGGGCGGGCCGCTCGCGAGTTCCGCTACCACGCCGACGTCAGCATGATCGGCGTGAACATCGGGGTGGCCGCCCCGATGGCCTTCTTCCCCTTCGGAGGGACCCGCGGGTCGTTCTACGGGGATCTGAAGGCCCAGGGCACCGACGCCATCTCGTTCTTCACCGACCGCCGCGTGGTCATCTCCCGTTGGTAG
- a CDS encoding type II toxin-antitoxin system VapC family toxin, producing the protein MIDASVLIESERGRLDISGVVEQRGDEEFFLSIVTASELLHGVHRATDRTQRARRSAFVEAVLAEFPLLPIDILTARTHASLWADLAGQRHPVGAHDLWIGATCVARGLSLATVNARDFTRIPGLTVEVW; encoded by the coding sequence GTGATCGACGCGTCGGTCCTCATCGAGAGCGAGCGCGGGCGGCTGGACATCTCTGGTGTGGTGGAGCAGCGCGGGGACGAGGAGTTCTTCCTGTCGATCGTGACCGCCAGCGAGCTGCTTCACGGCGTGCACCGCGCCACGGACCGCACCCAGCGCGCTCGCCGTTCGGCGTTCGTGGAGGCCGTCCTGGCCGAGTTCCCCCTCCTGCCCATCGACATCCTCACCGCGCGCACGCACGCGTCGTTGTGGGCGGATCTCGCCGGGCAACGGCACCCCGTCGGAGCCCACGACCTCTGGATCGGCGCCACGTGCGTGGCCCGCGGCCTCTCGCTGGCAACCGTCAACGCGCGTGACTTCACGCGTATTCCGGGCCTGACCGTGGAGGTGTGGTAG
- a CDS encoding type II toxin-antitoxin system Phd/YefM family antitoxin, producing MNIISITRFARNLAEIVNRVAYGGERFTVVRGSKPVAEVGPPPRGRRLAELPGLLRALPRLAEEEAEALGRTLEEARATLSPRGDPWES from the coding sequence GTGAACATCATTTCCATCACCCGGTTCGCCCGCAATCTCGCGGAGATCGTCAATCGCGTCGCCTACGGGGGCGAGCGCTTCACGGTGGTGCGGGGATCGAAGCCCGTGGCCGAGGTGGGCCCGCCGCCTCGGGGGCGACGGCTGGCCGAGCTGCCGGGCCTGCTGCGCGCCCTGCCCCGCCTGGCAGAGGAGGAGGCAGAGGCGCTCGGCCGGACGCTGGAGGAGGCCCGCGCGACCCTCTCGCCCCGGGGTGATCCTTGGGAGTCGTGA
- a CDS encoding aldo/keto reductase: MTEVATHALAPGLRVARLITGLWQVADMERDGPPLDPDRAAADLLPYARAGLTTFDMADHYGSAEVIAGRLRAREDVGRLQLLTKWVPAPGEGSREATRAAVERACTRLGVERIDLLQYHAWNYADPRWLDDLFWLAELREEGLVGALGVTNVDTAHLRVLKSSGLPIVSDQVCWSLLDDRPRARLAPWCAANGVGLLCYGALAGGFLSERWLGAAEPDQERAGTWSQMKYGRFLRVAGGWSALQGLLETAAAIARRHGVSLANVAVRWVLEQAGVAAVVVGARPGERTHVEDNLRVFDFALDEADHARLDEARAQLTPIPGEPGDEYRKPPYLTASGDLSHHLDALPAPYPSRPGPGSRTRALSGTIWEDLAGFSRAVRKGKRIWISGTTATHGTRLIGGEDAGAQAHFALDKIEGALQSLGARLEDVVRTRVYVHHEEDWEAVSRVHGERLGHVQPANTLVRAGLIGDGYRVEIEAEAELEEDPDAGEASAQRPAAAHDAGS, encoded by the coding sequence GTGACCGAGGTTGCTACCCACGCGCTGGCGCCCGGGCTTCGCGTCGCGCGCCTGATCACGGGCCTGTGGCAGGTTGCGGATATGGAGCGCGACGGCCCCCCGCTCGACCCCGACCGGGCCGCCGCGGACCTGCTCCCCTACGCCCGGGCCGGCCTGACCACGTTCGACATGGCGGACCACTACGGGTCGGCCGAGGTGATCGCGGGGCGTCTGCGAGCGCGCGAGGACGTCGGTCGCCTCCAGTTGCTCACCAAGTGGGTGCCGGCGCCCGGCGAAGGGTCACGCGAGGCCACGCGCGCCGCGGTGGAACGCGCCTGCACGCGCTTGGGCGTGGAGCGCATCGATCTCCTGCAGTACCACGCCTGGAACTACGCCGACCCGCGTTGGCTGGACGACCTCTTCTGGTTGGCCGAGCTCCGGGAGGAGGGGCTGGTGGGTGCGCTCGGCGTCACCAACGTGGATACCGCGCACCTGCGTGTGCTGAAGAGCAGCGGTCTGCCCATCGTCTCCGACCAGGTCTGCTGGTCGCTCCTGGACGACCGGCCGCGTGCACGCCTGGCGCCCTGGTGCGCCGCGAACGGCGTGGGGCTGCTCTGCTACGGAGCCCTGGCCGGTGGCTTCCTGAGCGAGCGCTGGCTGGGCGCGGCGGAGCCGGACCAGGAGCGCGCCGGCACGTGGTCGCAGATGAAGTACGGACGCTTCCTGCGCGTGGCCGGGGGATGGAGCGCGCTGCAAGGATTGCTGGAGACCGCCGCGGCGATCGCGCGTCGCCACGGTGTGTCGCTGGCCAACGTCGCGGTGCGCTGGGTGCTGGAGCAGGCCGGCGTGGCCGCGGTGGTGGTGGGTGCCCGCCCGGGTGAGCGGACGCACGTGGAGGACAACCTGCGGGTCTTCGACTTCGCCCTGGACGAGGCCGACCACGCGCGTCTGGACGAGGCGCGGGCGCAGCTCACGCCGATCCCGGGCGAGCCCGGGGACGAGTATCGCAAGCCTCCGTATCTCACGGCCTCGGGGGATCTGAGCCACCACCTCGACGCGCTGCCCGCGCCCTACCCCAGCCGACCCGGCCCCGGCAGCCGCACGCGCGCGTTGAGCGGAACCATCTGGGAGGACCTGGCCGGCTTCAGCCGTGCGGTCCGCAAGGGGAAGCGCATCTGGATCTCCGGCACCACCGCCACCCACGGCACGCGTCTGATCGGGGGCGAGGACGCGGGCGCGCAGGCGCACTTCGCGCTGGACAAGATCGAGGGCGCCCTGCAGTCGCTGGGCGCGCGGTTGGAGGATGTGGTGCGCACGCGCGTGTACGTGCACCACGAAGAGGACTGGGAAGCGGTCTCCCGGGTCCACGGCGAGCGGTTGGGACACGTGCAGCCGGCGAACACGCTGGTGCGTGCGGGCCTGATCGGGGACGGCTACCGGGTGGAGATCGAGGCGGAAGCCGAGCTGGAGGAGGACCCCGACGCGGGGGAAGCCTCCGCACAGCGACCGGCCGCCGCGCACGACGCGGGGTCCTGA